A stretch of the Tachysurus vachellii isolate PV-2020 chromosome 26, HZAU_Pvac_v1, whole genome shotgun sequence genome encodes the following:
- the LOC132841062 gene encoding uncharacterized protein LOC132841062, with product MLRCRKITRQVSGLRCATGFLILMVCLQASLRVTQAAVTKRRHNYIQIDGQEGVQPHGKGKRAWETALLLTTRNEENGKKVPALQGGIYIWWMFSSRGNFTLKDNNTSLVVPKNGLYLLNLKMYYNIGSNNQCTRMLTLKTIIRQYHSSYPRWRDVIIGTDTMQCVHGWQQSVTLTQVIRLYKGTMLRVIIDPNNYQFINRDHSTYFTVTRL from the exons ATGCTTCGGTGTCGGAAAATAACGCGACAGGTGTCGGGATTGCGCTGCGCTACCGGATTCCTGATCCTGATGGTCTGTCTCCAAGCATCACTGCGCGTCACACAG GCAGCAGTTACTAAGAGGCGACACAATT ATATCCAGATAGATGGTCAAGAAGGTGTCCAGCCACATGGGAAAGGTAAACGTGCTTGGGAGACAGCGCTTCTACTGA CTacaagaaatgaagaaaatgggAAAAAGGTTCCAGCTTTACAGGGCGGCATTTACATTTGGTGGATGTTCAGCAGTAGAGGCAACTTCACACTGAAGGACAACAACACAAGCCTTGTTGTGCCTAAGAATGGCCTATATTTATTGAATCTGAAGATGTATTACAATATAGGTTCTAATAATCAGTGTACGCGAATGTTGACTTTGAAAACCATTATTCGGCAATACCATTCTTCTTACCCAAGATGGAGAGACGTCATAATAGGCACAGACACGATGCAATGTGTGCATGGCTGGCAGCAATCTGTTACTTTAACTCAAGTGATTAGGTTGTACAAAGGAACGATGCTTAGAGTTATCATAGATCCAAATAACTATCAGTTTATTAACAGGGATCATAGCACTTACTTCACTGTCACTCGTCTGTAG